The Streptomyces sp. SS1-1 genome has a segment encoding these proteins:
- the era gene encoding GTPase Era: MSVRSKSSESSAPSEAPHRAGFACFVGRPNAGKSTLTNALVGQKVAITANQPQTTRHTVRGIVHRPDAQLILVDTPGLHKPRTLLGERLNDVVRTTWAEVDVIGFCLPANEKLGPGDRFIAKELASIKKTPKIAIVTKTDLVEGKALAEQLIAIDQLGKELGFEWAEIIPVSAVSGTQVDLLADLIVPLLPEGPALYPDGELTDEPEQVMIAELIREAALEGVRDELPHSIAVVVEEMLPREDRPADKPLLDIHAFVYIERPSQKGIIIGPKGKRLKEVGIKSRKQIEALLGTPVFLDLHVKVAKDWQRDPRQLRKLGF, translated from the coding sequence ATGAGCGTTCGCAGCAAGTCCTCCGAGTCGTCGGCCCCGTCCGAGGCCCCGCACCGCGCGGGCTTCGCCTGCTTCGTGGGCCGTCCCAACGCGGGCAAGTCCACGCTGACGAATGCTCTGGTCGGCCAGAAGGTGGCGATCACCGCAAACCAGCCGCAGACCACGCGGCACACCGTGCGTGGCATCGTGCACCGGCCGGACGCGCAGCTGATCCTGGTGGACACCCCCGGGCTGCACAAGCCGCGCACCCTGCTGGGCGAGCGCCTGAACGACGTCGTCCGCACCACCTGGGCCGAGGTCGACGTGATCGGCTTCTGCCTCCCGGCGAACGAGAAGCTCGGTCCCGGCGACCGCTTCATCGCCAAGGAGCTCGCGTCGATCAAGAAGACGCCGAAGATCGCGATCGTCACCAAGACCGACCTGGTGGAGGGCAAGGCGCTCGCCGAGCAGCTCATCGCGATCGACCAGCTCGGCAAGGAGCTGGGCTTCGAGTGGGCGGAGATCATCCCGGTGTCGGCGGTCTCCGGCACGCAGGTGGACCTGCTGGCCGACCTGATCGTCCCGCTGCTGCCGGAGGGCCCCGCCCTCTACCCGGACGGCGAGCTCACCGACGAGCCCGAGCAGGTCATGATCGCGGAGCTGATCCGCGAAGCCGCGCTCGAGGGCGTCCGCGACGAGCTGCCGCACTCCATCGCCGTCGTCGTGGAGGAGATGCTGCCCCGCGAGGACCGGCCCGCCGACAAGCCGCTGCTGGACATCCACGCCTTCGTCTACATCGAGCGCCCCAGCCAGAAGGGCATCATCATCGGCCCGAAGGGCAAGCGCCTGAAGGAGGTCGGCATCAAGTCCCGCAAGCAGATCGAGGCGCTGCTGGGCACGCCGGTCTTCCTGGACCTGCACGTCAAGGTGGCGAAGGACTGGCAGCGGGACCCCCGCCAGCTGCGCAAGCTGGGGTTCTGA
- a CDS encoding helix-turn-helix transcriptional regulator, whose product MSRRARVSPGEAGLPDGGARRRTPGLRREEVAVLAGVGASWYQWLEQGRDISVSPQVLDSVARVLRLSNAERRHLYVLAGLNPPAAEVAPDKREMCEGLRRLIDTWMPNPAHIMDRYYNGVMYNEAASTVLGMRPGLRWNCLIDFFTDPMYRVRSRSWEENASTVVAQFRALCMANPDDEGFQEVLAEARASSPEFAELWERRDIEDAGQIRKELDHPLVGVLTMESSVMQMPVRPDLSIVLHTPLDEATAAKLRWLASPEARRGAMYPVAG is encoded by the coding sequence ATGAGCAGGAGGGCCCGGGTCTCCCCGGGCGAGGCCGGGCTGCCCGACGGCGGTGCGCGGCGCCGCACTCCGGGGCTGCGGCGCGAGGAGGTCGCCGTGCTCGCGGGCGTGGGCGCCTCCTGGTACCAGTGGCTGGAGCAGGGCCGGGACATCTCGGTCTCCCCGCAGGTCCTGGACTCCGTGGCGCGGGTGCTGCGGCTGAGCAACGCCGAGCGCCGGCATCTGTACGTGCTGGCCGGGCTCAACCCGCCGGCGGCCGAAGTCGCCCCGGACAAGCGGGAGATGTGCGAGGGCCTGCGGCGGCTGATCGACACGTGGATGCCGAACCCGGCGCACATCATGGACCGTTACTACAACGGCGTGATGTACAACGAGGCCGCCTCGACCGTACTGGGCATGCGGCCGGGTCTGCGCTGGAACTGCCTGATCGACTTCTTCACGGACCCCATGTACCGCGTTCGGTCCCGGAGTTGGGAGGAGAACGCCTCGACGGTCGTCGCCCAGTTCCGCGCCCTGTGCATGGCCAACCCCGACGACGAGGGGTTCCAGGAGGTGCTGGCCGAGGCGCGGGCGTCCAGCCCGGAGTTCGCGGAGCTGTGGGAGCGGCGGGACATCGAGGATGCGGGGCAGATCCGCAAGGAGCTGGACCATCCGCTGGTCGGGGTGCTGACGATGGAGTCGAGCGTGATGCAGATGCCGGTGCGCCCGGATCTGTCGATCGTGCTGCACACCCCGCTGGACGAGGCGACGGCGGCGAAGCTGCGGTGGCTGGCCTCGCCGGAGGCGCGGCGCGGGGCGATGTACCCCGTGGCCGGGTGA
- a CDS encoding MFS transporter, giving the protein MAIDTDLTRTKSPAPGTPRMSRRDKLVLFVLCAAQFMVALDFSVLNVALPVLGADLGMDRSALQWAVTAFALPSGGFLLLFGRIGDLFGRRRLFLTGLGLFAAASVLATLAWDPASFLAGRALQGLGAAMIVPTGMSLLTTTFAEGPARDRALGISGTLMSLGFTIGVVAGGVLTDTLGWRSTMGLLALFALVVLPLAPGLLPESRTPARPHLDVPGAVTVTGGLLALIYALTTAADHGFAHADVLATLVLGAALLTAFAVIESRTPEPLVSLPMLRRRTVAWGNLGGLVTFSMMSTVVFVLTLYLQGVLGLTAWETGLVFGVQGIASVAAGSLTPRFVSRLGARRTLVVSLAGQGLFTGGLLLLDADSWSVWLATAAVSVASMFHLGAIISYGLTVTSGVPDEAQGLATGLVTSTQQVGITVGVPLLGVLATTSGDLLGGTRTVMALDTGIVLAAAALVAVGLRTRRTPVSGTVETQPLGTR; this is encoded by the coding sequence ATGGCGATCGACACCGACCTCACCCGCACCAAGTCCCCAGCGCCCGGCACCCCCCGGATGTCGCGGCGCGACAAGCTCGTCCTGTTCGTCCTGTGCGCCGCCCAGTTCATGGTGGCCCTCGACTTCTCCGTCCTGAACGTCGCCCTGCCCGTCCTCGGGGCCGACCTCGGCATGGACCGGTCGGCGCTCCAGTGGGCGGTCACCGCGTTCGCCCTGCCGTCCGGCGGCTTCCTGCTCCTGTTCGGCCGCATCGGCGACCTGTTCGGCCGCCGCCGCCTCTTCCTCACCGGGCTCGGCCTGTTCGCCGCGGCCTCCGTGCTCGCGACCCTCGCCTGGGACCCGGCGTCCTTCCTCGCCGGACGGGCCCTGCAGGGCCTCGGCGCCGCCATGATCGTGCCGACCGGCATGTCCCTGCTGACGACGACCTTCGCCGAGGGCCCCGCCCGCGACCGGGCGCTCGGCATCTCCGGCACGCTGATGTCCCTCGGCTTCACCATCGGCGTCGTCGCCGGCGGCGTCCTCACCGACACCCTCGGCTGGCGCTCCACGATGGGCCTGCTCGCCCTGTTCGCGCTGGTCGTCCTGCCCCTCGCACCCGGCCTGCTGCCGGAGTCCCGCACCCCCGCGCGGCCCCACCTGGACGTGCCCGGCGCGGTCACCGTCACCGGCGGTCTGCTGGCCCTGATCTACGCCCTGACGACCGCCGCCGACCACGGCTTCGCCCACGCCGACGTCCTCGCCACCCTCGTCCTGGGCGCCGCCCTGCTCACGGCGTTCGCGGTGATCGAGTCCCGCACCCCGGAGCCGCTGGTCTCCCTGCCGATGCTGCGCCGCCGCACGGTGGCCTGGGGCAACCTGGGGGGTCTCGTGACCTTCTCGATGATGTCGACGGTCGTCTTCGTCCTCACCCTGTACCTGCAGGGTGTCCTCGGCCTGACCGCCTGGGAGACCGGCCTCGTCTTCGGCGTCCAGGGCATCGCCTCGGTGGCCGCCGGATCGCTCACGCCGCGCTTCGTCAGCCGGCTCGGCGCACGCCGTACGCTCGTCGTCTCCCTCGCCGGACAGGGCCTGTTCACCGGCGGACTGCTGCTCCTGGACGCCGACTCCTGGTCCGTGTGGCTCGCCACGGCGGCCGTGTCGGTGGCCAGCATGTTCCACCTGGGCGCGATCATCTCCTACGGCCTGACCGTCACCTCGGGCGTCCCCGACGAGGCACAGGGCCTGGCCACCGGCCTGGTCACCTCCACCCAGCAGGTCGGCATCACCGTCGGCGTCCCACTGCTCGGCGTCCTCGCCACCACCTCCGGCGACCTGCTCGGCGGCACCCGCACGGTCATGGCGCTGGACACCGGCATCGTGCTGGCCGCCGCCGCCCTCGTCGCCGTCGGTCTGCGCACCCGCCGGACGCCGGTCTCAGGGACGGTCGAGACGCAGCCGCTCGGCACGCGGTAG
- a CDS encoding carbohydrate kinase family protein has product MTTPTAPTGEGPAPQGPPPPVKGPYRRAQVDPLAGLREPADPPWDVYLTGTVFLDIIFTGLDSAPVRGTESWARGMGSSPGGVANMATALARLGLKTSLAAAFGDDHYGDYCWDALEQGEGIDLSPSRTVPGWHSPVTVSMAYEGERTMVSHGHEPPPEEPAPDCPPRARAAVASLVPGTRAPWIAQAASKGTRVFADVGWDDTGAWDLAGLADLEHCEAFLPNAEEAMRYTRTRSPREAAHALTEHVPVAVVTLGAEGAYAVDGRTGETAVVPAIAVEALDPTGAGDVFVAGFVTGTLAGWPLADRLAFAGLTAALSVQEFGGSLSAPGWAEIGAWWRQVRSLESQDREALRRYAFLADLVPEDAGRPWPLRRAVPTIGFRRSA; this is encoded by the coding sequence GTGACCACGCCCACCGCGCCCACCGGAGAGGGACCCGCGCCGCAGGGGCCGCCGCCCCCGGTCAAAGGGCCGTACCGGCGGGCCCAAGTCGACCCCCTCGCGGGCCTGCGGGAGCCCGCCGACCCGCCCTGGGACGTGTATCTGACCGGCACGGTCTTCCTCGACATCATCTTCACCGGCCTCGACTCGGCCCCGGTGCGCGGCACCGAGTCCTGGGCGCGCGGCATGGGCTCCAGCCCCGGCGGCGTGGCCAACATGGCGACCGCGCTCGCCCGCCTCGGCCTGAAGACGTCCCTCGCCGCGGCCTTCGGCGACGACCACTACGGCGACTACTGCTGGGACGCGCTGGAGCAGGGCGAGGGCATCGACCTCTCGCCCTCGCGCACGGTCCCCGGCTGGCACTCCCCGGTCACCGTCTCCATGGCGTACGAGGGGGAGCGCACCATGGTCTCCCACGGGCACGAACCGCCCCCGGAGGAACCCGCGCCGGACTGCCCGCCCCGCGCCCGGGCCGCCGTCGCCTCCCTGGTCCCCGGCACCCGGGCCCCCTGGATCGCGCAGGCCGCGAGCAAGGGCACCCGGGTCTTCGCCGACGTCGGCTGGGACGACACCGGCGCCTGGGACCTGGCGGGACTCGCCGACCTGGAGCACTGCGAGGCGTTCCTGCCCAACGCCGAGGAGGCCATGCGGTACACCCGCACACGGTCCCCGCGGGAGGCCGCCCACGCCCTCACCGAGCATGTGCCGGTCGCCGTGGTCACCCTCGGCGCGGAGGGCGCGTACGCGGTCGACGGGCGGACCGGCGAGACGGCCGTCGTGCCCGCGATCGCCGTCGAGGCGCTGGACCCGACCGGCGCGGGCGACGTCTTCGTGGCCGGGTTCGTCACCGGCACCCTCGCGGGCTGGCCGCTCGCCGACCGCCTCGCCTTCGCCGGACTGACCGCCGCCCTCTCCGTCCAGGAGTTCGGCGGCTCCCTGTCGGCGCCGGGCTGGGCGGAGATCGGCGCCTGGTGGCGCCAGGTCCGCTCCCTGGAGAGCCAGGACCGCGAGGCCCTGCGCCGCTACGCGTTCCTAGCGGACCTGGTGCCGGAGGACGCGGGCCGCCCCTGGCCACTACGCCGAGCGGTCCCGACGATCGGCTTCCGCCGCTCGGCGTGA
- the ybeY gene encoding rRNA maturation RNase YbeY, with the protein MSIDVNNESGTEVDEQAILDIARYALGRMRIHPLSELSVIVVDADAMEQLHIQWMDLPGPTDVMSFPMDELRPPSKDDDEPPQGLLGDIVLCPEVAAKQGAEAPTQHSMDEELQLLTVHGVLHLLGYDHEEPDEKAEMFGLQAAIVDGWRAEKGLTGPSPAPTVS; encoded by the coding sequence ATGTCGATCGACGTCAACAACGAGTCCGGCACCGAGGTCGACGAGCAGGCGATCCTCGACATCGCCCGCTACGCCCTGGGGCGGATGCGCATCCACCCGCTGTCCGAGCTCTCGGTGATCGTGGTGGACGCCGACGCCATGGAGCAGCTCCACATCCAGTGGATGGACCTGCCCGGGCCCACCGATGTCATGTCGTTCCCCATGGACGAGCTGCGGCCCCCGTCCAAGGACGACGACGAGCCGCCGCAGGGGCTGCTCGGCGACATCGTGCTGTGCCCGGAGGTCGCCGCGAAGCAGGGCGCCGAGGCGCCCACGCAGCACAGCATGGACGAGGAGCTGCAGCTGCTCACCGTCCACGGTGTGCTGCATCTGCTCGGCTACGACCACGAGGAGCCCGACGAGAAGGCCGAGATGTTCGGCCTGCAGGCCGCCATCGTGGACGGCTGGCGCGCGGAGAAGGGGCTGACCGGCCCCTCCCCGGCGCCGACCGTGTCATGA
- a CDS encoding NAD-dependent epimerase/dehydratase family protein → MQTLVTGTTGQVGRRFVPRLLTQAAAGDRIRVLVRDEARGERFAELGAEVVVGDLRDTEALGKAVAGIDAVVNVAAAFRGVPDEEAWAVNRDAAVALGQAARAAGVERFVQISTNNVYGTGRGRPLVEEDESRSGGHMWGAYPASKVEAERALLAMDGLDVRIARLPFVYGEGDPHLADAMAWAPRWAPQQRLHMAHHADVAQALLRLLHTPGIAGRIYNVGDDAPVTTVELYQLNGMEVPAGLYDNTDPDPWHNIVDTRRIRRELGFRPIYPSVWTARDAGAL, encoded by the coding sequence ATGCAGACATTGGTGACGGGTACGACGGGACAGGTCGGCCGGCGCTTCGTGCCGAGGCTGCTGACGCAGGCGGCGGCGGGGGACCGGATCAGGGTGCTGGTCCGGGACGAGGCCCGGGGTGAGCGGTTCGCCGAACTGGGCGCCGAGGTCGTCGTCGGCGATCTGCGGGACACCGAGGCGCTCGGCAAGGCGGTCGCCGGCATCGACGCGGTCGTCAACGTCGCGGCGGCCTTCAGGGGCGTGCCCGACGAGGAGGCGTGGGCGGTCAACCGGGACGCCGCGGTGGCGCTCGGGCAGGCCGCGCGGGCGGCCGGGGTGGAGCGGTTCGTGCAGATCAGCACGAACAACGTGTACGGCACCGGCCGCGGGCGCCCGCTGGTCGAGGAGGACGAGAGCAGGTCCGGCGGACACATGTGGGGCGCGTACCCCGCCTCCAAGGTGGAGGCCGAGCGGGCGCTGCTGGCGATGGACGGCCTGGACGTGCGCATCGCCCGGCTGCCGTTCGTCTACGGCGAGGGCGACCCGCACCTGGCGGACGCCATGGCGTGGGCGCCGCGCTGGGCCCCGCAGCAGCGGCTGCACATGGCCCACCACGCGGACGTCGCCCAGGCCCTGCTGCGGCTGCTGCACACGCCGGGCATCGCGGGCCGGATCTACAACGTCGGCGACGACGCCCCCGTCACCACCGTGGAGCTGTACCAGCTCAACGGCATGGAGGTGCCGGCCGGGCTGTACGACAACACCGACCCCGACCCCTGGCACAACATCGTGGACACCCGGCGCATCCGCCGCGAGCTCGGCTTCCGGCCGATCTACCCGAGCGTGTGGACCGCCCGGGACGCCGGGGCGCTGTGA
- a CDS encoding MmcQ/YjbR family DNA-binding protein produces the protein MTPQELRALCLSFDAVVEEFPFNPDTSVFKVLGKLFALTNLDARPLTVNLKCDPEDAVRLRADHPGLVVPGYHMNKRHWNTVTVDGELPDRLVRELVEDSYDLVVAGLPRAERLRLDRP, from the coding sequence GTGACACCTCAGGAGCTGCGGGCGCTGTGCCTGTCGTTCGACGCCGTGGTGGAGGAGTTCCCGTTCAACCCGGACACCTCCGTCTTCAAGGTGCTCGGCAAGCTGTTCGCGCTGACGAACCTGGACGCCCGGCCCCTGACGGTGAACCTGAAGTGCGACCCGGAGGACGCGGTGCGGCTGCGCGCCGACCACCCCGGCCTGGTCGTCCCCGGCTACCACATGAACAAGCGGCACTGGAACACGGTGACGGTGGACGGCGAGCTCCCGGACCGGCTGGTCCGGGAGCTCGTGGAGGACTCGTACGACCTGGTCGTGGCCGGTCTACCGCGTGCCGAGCGGCTGCGTCTCGACCGTCCCTGA
- a CDS encoding PhoH family protein: MTQTPTAHTPAQGQARAQFTVPAQHPMVTVLGSGDSLLRVVEKAFPAADIHVRGNEISAVGDAAEVALIQRLFDEMMLVLRTGQPMTEDAVERSIAMLRASDNGEGDGQETPAEVLTQNILSSRGRTIRPKTLNQKRYVDAIDKHTIVFGIGPAGTGKTYLAMAKAVQALQSKQVNRIILTRPAVEAGERLGFLPGTLYEKIDPYLRPLYDALHDMLDPDSIPRLMAAGTIEVAPLAYMRGRTLNDAFIILDEAQNTSPEQMKMFLTRLGFDSKIVITGDVTQVDLPDGTKSGLRQVQDILDGVDDVHFSRLSSQDVVRHKLVGRIVDAYEKYDSTHGTQNGTHKGPNRGKSAHKGK, from the coding sequence ATGACTCAGACACCCACAGCTCACACACCCGCGCAGGGGCAGGCGAGAGCACAGTTCACCGTCCCCGCCCAGCACCCCATGGTGACCGTGCTGGGGTCCGGCGACTCCCTGCTGCGCGTGGTCGAGAAGGCCTTCCCGGCGGCCGACATCCATGTCCGGGGCAATGAGATCAGCGCGGTCGGCGACGCCGCGGAGGTCGCCCTCATCCAGCGCCTGTTCGACGAGATGATGCTGGTGCTCCGCACCGGGCAGCCGATGACGGAGGACGCAGTGGAACGCTCGATCGCCATGCTCAGAGCGAGTGACAACGGCGAGGGGGACGGCCAGGAGACCCCGGCCGAGGTGCTCACGCAGAACATCCTGTCCTCGCGCGGCCGCACCATCCGCCCCAAGACGCTCAACCAGAAGCGGTACGTCGACGCCATAGACAAGCACACGATCGTCTTCGGCATCGGCCCCGCCGGTACGGGCAAGACCTATCTGGCCATGGCCAAGGCGGTGCAGGCCCTGCAGTCCAAGCAGGTCAACCGCATCATCCTGACCCGGCCCGCGGTCGAGGCGGGCGAGCGGCTGGGCTTCCTCCCGGGCACGCTCTACGAGAAGATCGACCCCTATCTGCGCCCGCTGTACGACGCGCTGCACGACATGCTCGACCCCGACTCGATCCCGCGGCTGATGGCGGCGGGGACGATCGAGGTCGCGCCGCTCGCCTACATGCGCGGCCGCACGCTGAACGACGCCTTCATCATCCTGGACGAGGCGCAGAACACGAGCCCCGAGCAGATGAAGATGTTCCTCACCCGCCTGGGCTTCGACTCGAAGATCGTCATCACCGGTGACGTCACCCAGGTCGACCTCCCGGACGGCACCAAGTCCGGTCTGCGGCAGGTGCAGGACATCCTGGACGGCGTCGACGACGTCCACTTCTCGCGTCTGTCGTCGCAGGATGTCGTCCGGCACAAGCTGGTCGGCCGTATCGTCGACGCGTACGAGAAGTACGACAGCACGCACGGCACTCAGAACGGCACCCACAAGGGCCCGAACCGGGGCAAGTCCGCGCACAAGGGGAAGTAG
- a CDS encoding P-II family nitrogen regulator, whose protein sequence is MKLITAVVKPYRLDEVKSALRELGVHGLTVTEASGHGRQRGHTEVYRGAEYQVDLVPKTRIEVVVEDAVADDVVEAVLEAAHTGKIGDGKVWVLPVETVVRVRTGERGPDAL, encoded by the coding sequence ATGAAGCTGATCACCGCGGTCGTCAAGCCGTACCGGCTCGACGAGGTCAAGAGCGCCCTGCGGGAGCTCGGCGTGCACGGTCTGACCGTGACGGAGGCGAGCGGCCACGGCCGCCAGCGCGGGCACACCGAGGTGTACCGGGGCGCCGAGTACCAGGTCGACCTGGTGCCGAAGACACGGATCGAGGTGGTCGTCGAGGACGCGGTCGCCGACGACGTCGTCGAGGCCGTCCTCGAGGCCGCGCACACGGGGAAGATCGGCGACGGCAAGGTCTGGGTGCTGCCCGTCGAGACCGTCGTCCGGGTCCGCACCGGCGAGCGCGGCCCCGACGCCCTGTAG
- a CDS encoding helix-turn-helix transcriptional regulator gives MNRAELADFLRRGRARLAPPDVGLTPGSRRRTPGLRREEVAQLAGMSVDYYTRLEQSRGPRPSRQMLTALARALRLTDDERDHLFHLAGEEPPRATTGSEHVRPGLLLILDRLHDTPAQVVTDYGEVLAQNAMARALSGDAMSRPRRERNLTRGFFLDPAARTLFPPEDHEAIARSQVANLRAVAAARPDDPEPAGLVAELLAGSAEFARLWDEHEVARREHATKRFVHPLVGLLELDCEVMVSHQHRHLLVVHSARPGTEAHERLQLLRVVGLQDMTAGTR, from the coding sequence ATGAACCGAGCGGAACTCGCCGACTTCCTGCGCCGCGGCCGGGCCCGGCTGGCCCCGCCGGACGTGGGTCTCACGCCCGGCTCCCGGCGCCGTACGCCGGGCCTGCGCCGGGAGGAGGTGGCGCAGCTGGCGGGCATGTCGGTGGACTACTACACCCGGCTGGAACAGTCGCGGGGCCCGCGTCCGTCCCGGCAGATGCTCACCGCGCTGGCCCGCGCGCTGCGGCTGACGGACGACGAGCGGGACCATCTGTTCCACCTGGCCGGCGAGGAGCCGCCGCGGGCCACGACGGGGTCGGAGCACGTGCGCCCGGGGCTGCTGCTGATCCTGGACCGGCTGCACGACACACCGGCCCAGGTGGTGACCGACTACGGCGAGGTGCTGGCGCAGAACGCGATGGCCAGGGCGCTGTCCGGGGACGCGATGTCCCGCCCGCGGCGGGAGCGCAACCTGACCCGCGGCTTCTTCCTCGACCCGGCCGCGCGCACCCTCTTCCCGCCCGAGGACCACGAGGCGATCGCGCGTTCGCAGGTGGCCAATCTGCGCGCGGTGGCCGCGGCCCGCCCCGACGACCCGGAGCCGGCCGGGCTGGTCGCCGAACTGCTGGCGGGCAGCGCGGAGTTCGCCCGGCTGTGGGACGAGCACGAGGTGGCGCGGCGCGAGCACGCGACCAAGCGGTTCGTGCACCCGCTGGTCGGTCTGCTGGAGCTGGACTGCGAGGTCATGGTCAGCCACCAGCACCGGCACCTGCTGGTCGTGCACTCCGCCCGCCCCGGCACGGAGGCCCACGAACGCCTTCAGTTGCTGCGGGTGGTGGGGTTGCAGGACATGACGGCCGGCACGAGGTAG
- a CDS encoding cytidine deaminase, translating into MTDSNALDPEDRKIVTLARSARARNGVPEGAAVRDETGRTYVAGTVALDSLKLSALRTAVAMAVASGAQSLEAAAIVTEDAAARTEDLAAVRDLGGPGTPVLVAGPDGTVHTTVQAD; encoded by the coding sequence ATGACCGACAGCAACGCGCTCGACCCCGAGGACCGCAAGATCGTCACCCTGGCCCGTTCCGCGCGGGCCCGCAACGGCGTGCCCGAGGGCGCGGCCGTACGCGACGAGACCGGCCGGACGTACGTCGCCGGAACCGTCGCCCTGGACTCCCTGAAGCTGAGCGCGCTGCGCACGGCGGTGGCGATGGCGGTGGCGTCGGGCGCGCAGTCCCTGGAGGCGGCGGCGATCGTGACCGAGGACGCGGCCGCCCGCACCGAGGACCTGGCGGCGGTACGCGACCTGGGCGGCCCCGGCACCCCGGTCCTGGTGGCGGGCCCGGACGGCACGGTACACACGACGGTCCAGGCGGACTGA
- a CDS encoding hemolysin family protein, whose product MSAPLVAGAIALVVVAWLAACAEAGLARVSSFRAEEAVRGGRRGSAKLAQVAADPTRYLNVALLVRVTCEMAAAAIVTYACLQEFSGTTQALLVAIGVMVLVSYVAVGVSPRTIGRQHPLNTATVAAYVLLPLARIMGPIPSLLILVGNALTPGKGFRRGPFASEAELRALVDLAEAESLIEAEERRMVHSVFELGDTLVREVMVPRTDLIVIERYKTIRQALTLALRSGFSRIPVVGESEDDVVGIVYLKDLARKTHISRDAESELVSTAMRPAVFVPDTKNAGDLLREMQKERNHVAVVIDEYGGTAGIVTIEDILEEIVGEITDEYDRELPPVEVLGDDRYRVTARLDITDLGELYGLDEYDDEDVETVGGLLAKALGRVPIAEASSTVELPDGRELRLTAEAAAGRRNKIVTVLVEPVEPVKAPAEETGRE is encoded by the coding sequence ATGAGTGCGCCGCTCGTAGCAGGCGCGATCGCCCTGGTCGTCGTCGCCTGGCTCGCCGCCTGCGCGGAGGCGGGCCTGGCGCGCGTCTCCAGCTTCCGCGCCGAGGAGGCCGTCCGCGGCGGCCGGCGCGGCAGCGCGAAGCTGGCCCAGGTCGCCGCCGACCCGACCCGCTATCTGAACGTGGCGCTGCTCGTCCGCGTCACCTGCGAGATGGCGGCGGCCGCCATCGTCACGTACGCCTGCCTCCAGGAGTTCTCCGGGACGACGCAGGCCCTGCTGGTCGCCATCGGCGTCATGGTCCTCGTCTCGTACGTGGCCGTCGGCGTCTCGCCGCGCACCATCGGCCGGCAGCACCCGCTGAACACGGCGACGGTGGCGGCGTACGTGCTGCTGCCACTCGCGCGGATCATGGGCCCGATCCCGTCGCTGCTGATCCTCGTCGGCAACGCCCTCACCCCCGGCAAGGGCTTCCGCCGCGGCCCCTTCGCCTCCGAGGCGGAGCTGCGCGCGCTGGTCGACCTTGCGGAGGCGGAGTCGCTGATCGAGGCCGAGGAGCGCCGGATGGTGCACTCGGTCTTCGAGCTCGGCGACACCCTGGTGCGCGAGGTGATGGTCCCGCGCACGGACCTGATCGTGATCGAGCGGTACAAGACGATCCGGCAGGCCCTCACGCTCGCCCTGCGCTCCGGGTTCTCCCGGATCCCGGTCGTCGGGGAGAGCGAGGACGACGTGGTCGGGATCGTGTACCTGAAGGACCTGGCCCGCAAGACGCACATCTCGCGGGACGCGGAGAGCGAGCTGGTGTCCACCGCGATGCGCCCGGCGGTCTTCGTGCCGGACACCAAGAACGCCGGTGACCTGCTGCGCGAGATGCAGAAGGAACGCAATCACGTCGCCGTCGTCATCGACGAGTACGGCGGCACCGCGGGCATCGTCACCATCGAGGACATCCTCGAGGAGATCGTCGGCGAGATCACCGACGAGTACGACCGTGAGCTGCCCCCGGTGGAGGTGCTCGGCGACGACCGCTACCGGGTGACCGCCCGGCTGGACATCACCGACCTGGGCGAGCTGTACGGCCTCGACGAGTACGACGACGAGGACGTGGAGACGGTCGGCGGTCTGCTCGCGAAGGCGCTGGGCCGGGTGCCGATCGCCGAGGCGTCGTCCACGGTGGAGCTGCCCGACGGGCGGGAGCTGCGGCTGACGGCGGAGGCCGCGGCCGGCCGGCGGAACAAGATCGTGACCGTGCTCGTGGAGCCTGTGGAGCCGGTGAAGGCCCCCGCGGAGGAGACGGGTCGGGAGTGA